A stretch of Lathyrus oleraceus cultivar Zhongwan6 chromosome 6, CAAS_Psat_ZW6_1.0, whole genome shotgun sequence DNA encodes these proteins:
- the LOC127096549 gene encoding F-box only protein 8-like, which translates to MDYQQKLSPPFNKWSDSKVSRKYIDDDVAFHVLSKLPIKSLKRFGCVRKSWSILFENSHFINMFRNHFISHRNSDNHHTYLLIFKRDCADRYHPELHLLDSRIKLTLPPPFQEDDFYLNILGKTSVNGIFCIGRNYEGGDSNKVKYVLWNPAIEEFVVIPPSPDELVPKHPRLRVFHDFHGFGYDQVRDDFKVIQYVTFDSSSCNDYDPDSPPPQGIMYFSFFEIYSLRNNSWKILHMDDMAQWYVGNAFYGEELYMNGACHWLVRGKHDQIFMMSFDMSNEVFFTTPIDERSVLNDGHLTALNGSIAFIINHDKNNIFHISILGELGVKESWIKLFICGPMPSIDWPPIGFGKKGYIFFRKIDNELAYVDLSTQIFEELGIKGEDYCCYTGLYKESLLSIGGSSN; encoded by the coding sequence ATGGATTATCAGCAGAAGCTATCACCGCCGTTCAACAAGTGGTCTGATTCAAAGGTTAGCAGAAAGTATATTGACGATGATGTTGCCTTCCATGTTCTTTCAAAACTTCCCATTAAATCATTGAAGCGTTTTGGTTGTGTACGCAAATCATGGTCCATTTTATTTGAAAATTCTCATTTCATCAATATGTTCCGCAACCATTTCATATCTCATAGGAATTCCGACAATCATCATACATATCTTCTCATATTTAAACGTGATTGTGCTGATCGTTACCATCCTGAATTGCATTTGCTCGATAGTAGAATCAAATTAACTTTGCCACCTCCATTTCAAGAGGATGACTTTTATCTTAATATTTTGGGAAAAACAAGTGTTAACGGTATTTTTTGTATCGGGAGAAATTATGAAGGGGGAGATTCTAATAAGGTCAAATATGTATTGTGGAACCCAGCTATTGAAGAATTCGTTGTCATTCCTCCTAGCCCCGATGAGCTTGTACCAAAACACCCCCGCCTTCGCGTGTTTCATGACTTTCATGGGTTTGGTTATGACCAAGTAAGAGATGACTTTAAGGTCATTCAATATGTAACATTTGATAGCTCAAGCTGTAATGACTATGACCCTGATTCTCCTCCACCACAAGGTATAATGTATTTCTCCTTTTTTGAGATATATAGTCTAAGAAATAATTCTTGGAAGATACTCCACATGGACGATATGGCTCAATGGTATGTTGGTAACGCATTTTATGGGGAGGAATTGTACATGAATGGTGCATGTCATTGGTTGGTTAGGGGTAAACATGATCAAATATTTATGATGTCATTTGACATGAGTAATGAGGTGTTCTTTACAACACCCATTGATGAAAGATCTGTTTTGAATGATGGACACTTGACGGCGTTAAATGGATCAATTGCTTTTATCATAAATCATGACAAGAATAATATTTTTCACATATCTATTTTGGGTGAACTCGGTGTGAAAGAATCATGGATCAAACTATTTATTTGTGGCCCCATGCCTTCCATTGACTGGCCCCCAATTGGATTTGGGAAGAAGGGATacattttttttagaaaaatagATAATGAGCTAGCCTATGTCGATTTGAGCACCCAAATATTTGAGGAGCTTGGGATTAAAGGAGAAGATTATTGTTGTTATACCGGACTTTACAAGGAAAGCCTTCTTTCGATTGGAGGATCAAGTAACtag